The proteins below are encoded in one region of Campylobacter rectus:
- the clpP gene encoding ATP-dependent Clp endopeptidase proteolytic subunit ClpP produces the protein MSYYIPYVIERTSKGERSYDIYSRLLKDRIIMLSGEIEDGIASAIVAQMLFLEAEDPDKDIYLYINSPGGVITSGFSIYDTMNYIKPDVCTICIGQAASMGAFLLSCGAQGKRYALPNSRIMIHQPLGGARGQATDIEIQAKEILRMKEILNAILAKNTGQKLAKIQKDTDRDFFMSSAEAKEYGLIDKVLEKSFK, from the coding sequence ATGAGCTACTACATACCCTACGTCATAGAGCGCACGAGCAAAGGCGAGAGAAGCTACGACATCTACTCGCGCCTGCTAAAAGACCGCATAATAATGCTTAGCGGCGAGATCGAAGACGGCATCGCCTCGGCGATCGTGGCTCAGATGTTGTTTTTAGAGGCCGAGGATCCGGACAAGGACATCTACCTATATATAAATAGCCCCGGCGGCGTGATAACGAGCGGATTTAGCATTTACGACACGATGAACTATATCAAGCCCGACGTCTGCACGATCTGCATAGGTCAGGCCGCATCCATGGGCGCGTTTTTGCTTAGCTGCGGCGCGCAGGGCAAGAGATATGCACTGCCAAATTCCCGCATAATGATCCATCAACCTCTAGGCGGCGCGCGCGGACAGGCGACCGATATCGAGATACAGGCGAAAGAAATTTTGCGTATGAAAGAGATTTTAAACGCGATCTTAGCTAAAAACACCGGTCAAAAACTAGCCAAAATCCAAAAAGATACCGACAGGGACTTTTTTATGAGTTCTGCGGAGGCCAAAGAATACGGGCTTATAGATAAGGTTTTGGAAAAAAGCTTTAAGTAA
- the tig gene encoding trigger factor has translation MQITTKVIDTANASISAKIPSAEVKSKLENLAKKAAKNMKIDGFRAGKVPVNVVLKRYEKELTADAEQEAVKDAIDAGLKELNRKFEEVIGEPVFDKFERGENEIDARIEISFKPVINIDGYEELIESVSTPRVTKKEIDERKNEILKMMAPLEKIEKAALEKGDFAKFDFEGFVDGAAFEGGKAENYLLEIGSGQFIPGFEDGMIGLKVGQERDVKVKFPAEYGAAHLAGKDATFKVKLHEIQGKKVPEEIDEETLKQVMPGEEKVSVELFEERLKEQIKADKHAKNVNEELKPKFAEAIVAKFNFDVPKNIVEQEMDMQFRGAWSGFTPEQMAKFREDKDALAKQRETYRDDAVKSVKLTFIIDELARRRNIKVSDQELIQAVYFEAYRSGVDPKQHLENYKNQGILPAIKMSMIEEKLFNEMFALKSDKKEKKAE, from the coding sequence CTAAAAATATGAAAATAGACGGATTTAGAGCGGGCAAAGTGCCTGTGAACGTGGTACTAAAAAGATATGAGAAAGAGCTGACCGCCGATGCCGAGCAAGAGGCGGTAAAAGACGCGATCGACGCGGGACTAAAAGAGCTAAATAGAAAATTTGAAGAGGTTATCGGCGAGCCGGTGTTTGATAAATTTGAAAGAGGCGAGAACGAGATAGACGCCCGGATCGAGATTTCGTTTAAACCGGTCATAAACATCGACGGCTACGAGGAGCTGATAGAGAGCGTCAGCACTCCGCGCGTGACTAAAAAAGAGATCGACGAGAGAAAAAACGAAATTTTAAAAATGATGGCTCCGCTGGAAAAAATAGAAAAGGCGGCGCTAGAAAAGGGCGATTTTGCCAAATTTGACTTCGAGGGCTTCGTAGACGGCGCGGCGTTTGAGGGCGGCAAAGCCGAAAACTACCTGCTAGAAATCGGCTCAGGTCAGTTTATACCGGGCTTTGAGGACGGTATGATCGGACTAAAAGTAGGGCAGGAGCGCGACGTGAAGGTTAAATTTCCCGCAGAATACGGCGCGGCGCACCTTGCGGGCAAAGATGCGACCTTTAAGGTAAAGCTTCACGAAATCCAAGGCAAAAAAGTGCCTGAGGAGATCGATGAAGAGACGTTAAAACAAGTGATGCCGGGCGAGGAAAAGGTGAGCGTCGAGCTTTTTGAAGAGAGGCTAAAAGAGCAGATCAAAGCCGACAAGCACGCCAAAAACGTAAATGAGGAGCTAAAGCCGAAATTTGCCGAAGCTATCGTGGCTAAATTTAACTTCGACGTGCCGAAAAATATCGTAGAACAAGAGATGGATATGCAGTTTCGCGGCGCCTGGAGCGGCTTTACGCCGGAGCAAATGGCTAAATTTAGAGAGGATAAGGATGCCCTGGCTAAACAGCGCGAGACCTACCGAGACGACGCAGTTAAAAGCGTGAAGCTGACGTTTATAATAGACGAGTTGGCGCGCCGCAGAAATATTAAGGTAAGCGATCAAGAACTAATTCAGGCTGTTTATTTCGAGGCGTATCGCTCGGGCGTAGATCCTAAACAGCACCTTGAAAACTACAAAAATCAAGGAATTTTACCCGCGATCAAAATGTCGATGATCGAGGAGAAACTGTTTAACGAGATGTTTGCTCTAAAAAGCGATAAAAAAGAGAAAAAGGCGGAGTGA